ACGATTGGCCGCTATTTCGGCCACAAGCTGTTCGCCAATCCGAATTCCAAGGTGTTCCGCCGCGACCATCTGGAAAAGACCCATGCCTTCTACGAGAAGCATGGCGGCAAGACCATCATCATTGCCCGCTTCGTGCCCATCGTGCGCACCTTCGCGCCCTTCGTTGCCGGCATGGCCGAGATGAGCTACGCCAAGTTCTTCACTTTCAACGTGGTCGGCGCCTTCGTCTGGGTGTATTCGCTGACCTTCGCCGGCTACCTGCTCGGTGGCATTTCCTTCATCAAGGACAACCTGACGCTGATCATCCTCGGCATCATCTTTGTCTCCATCCTGCCGGGCCTGATCGAAGTGGCACGCCACAAGCTGCGCCGCGCTCCGGCCTGAGTCCTGTTCCGCTGCATGTCCGAATCGTTCTATACCGACAAGGCCGCGATGCGTGCGGCCTTCGACAAAGCGGCTACCGGCTACGATGCCGCAGCCGTGCTGCAACGCGAGGTGGCCGATCGCATGGCCGAGCGCCTCGACTACATCAAGCTGGTGCCAGGCCGGGTACTCGATGCCGGCTGTGGCACGGGGTATGCCAGCCCCATGCTGCGCGCCCGCTACCCGGAAGCCCAGCTCGTCGAACTCGACCTCGCGCCCGGCATGCTGCAGGTGGCGCGGCAGAAAGGGCAGGGCGGCATGTTGCAGCGCTGGTTGCACCTGTTCGAGCGCAATCGCGTGCTGCAGGTGTGTGGCGACGTCGAGCGCCTGCCGATGGCCAATGCCTCGGTCGAGCTGATCTGGTCCAATCTCACGCTGCAATGGTGCAACACGCCCGATGCTGCGTTTGCCGAATTCTTCCGCGTGCTGAAGCCGGGCGGCCTATTGATGTTCTCGACGCTGGGCCCGGACACGCTGAAGGAATTGCGCACCGCGTTCGACGGCATCGACGGCCATAGCCACGTGAACCGCTTCATCGACATGCACGACTTGGGCGATGCGCTGGTGAAGGCCGGCATGGCCACGCCGGTGATGGATATGGAACAGATCACGCTGACCTATCCCGATGCCAAGGCGGTGATGCGCGACCTCAAATCGATCGGTGCGCATAACGTTACCGAGGGCCGTGGCCGTGGCCTGATGGGCAAGGCGGCCTGGCAACAGGTGGTGGCGCAATACGAGCGCTTCCGCCACGCCGGTGAGCTGCCGTGCAGCTATGAAGTGGTCTACGGCCATGCCTGGAAGCCCGAGCCACGCCCCGGCCAACTGGCCGATGGCAGCCAGGTGATCGAATTCAGGCCGCGCCCGCGCGGCTGAGGCGAGGGCCGGTGTTGAACGTCACATCCAACTTCGACAACGCGCGCCACGCGGTGGGGTTCGTGTGTTTCGATGCGACCATCGCCGAGTCGCCGACGCTGCCCGATGTGGACGCAGCGTGCTGCGCTGCTTCCATAAGTGGGCGTGTCTTGGCATCGCACTGCGAATCCGGCCGCAGCGACGATTTCACCCGCCCGGCGCTGAGCATCCATTCGGTGCGCGCGTGAGTATCCGCTACTTCATCACTGGCACCGACACTGAAGTCGGCAAGACTGTGGTCACCTGCCAGTTGCTGCGGGCCTTTGCCGCGCACAGCTTGCGGACAGTGGCGATGAAGCCGGTGGCCTCCGGTTGCGAGCTGGTTGCTGGCGATCTGGTCAATGCCGATGTGGTGGCGCATGCCGCTGCCGGCAACGTCGACGCGCCGCTGGCCTGGCGCAGCCCCTATCGCTTCGCCCCGCCGATCTCGCCGCACTTGGCGGCGCGCGAGGCCGGTGTCACTGTCAGCCTCGATCACCTGGCCGATTGCGCGGATCGGCTCGGATGCCTGGCCGACGTAGTACTGGTCGAAGGGGCCGGGGGCTGGTATGCGCCACTGACCGAACATGAGACGATGGCGGACCTCGCGGTGCACCTTGCCGCACCGGTCATCCTGGTGGTGGGGATGCGGCTTGGCTGCATCAACCACGCTTTGCTGACAGCGGAGTCGATCGCCGCACGAGGTGTGCGGCTGGCCGGCTGGATCGCCAATGCGGTCGATCCCGGCATGGCGCGATATGCTGACAACGTGGCAGCGCTGCAACAGCGCATCACCGCACCGCTGCTGGCCGAGGTGGGCCACTCGTCAGATGCAGAACGGGGCAGCCTTCCGTCGCCTGCCGTGGTAACCTTGCTGCCCTGAATGCTTGCGTCAGCTAAGTGCCGGGCGCACACTTGCCGATAATAGATATCAGTCATCGCTTATAGAGCATGCAACCATGATTGTCCGTTTGTTGCGCCTGCTGGTGTTGGTGGCCGCCATCGTGGCGCTGGCCGCCTGCTCGCGCCCGCCGTTCAAGGGCAGCGACCTGACCGGCGCCAATTTCGGCGGTGATTTCCAGCTGGTCGACCATACCGGCAAGGCCCGGCTGCTTTCCGACTACCGCGGCAAGGTGATTGCGCTGTTCTTCGGCTACACCCATTGCCCGGATGTCTGCCCCACCACCATGGCCGAGTTGTCGGCTGCGATGAAGCAGCTCGGCGACAAGGCTGGCGAGGTGCAGGTGCTGTTCGTTTCGGTCGATCCCAAGCGGGATACGCCGGCGCTGCTTTCGCAGTACGTGCCCGCCTTCAACAAGCGCTTCGTCGGCCTGACCGGTACCGAGGCGCAGGTCAGCGCAGTGGCCAAACAGTACAAGGTGGTTTACCAACGTCAGGATCAAGCTGACAGCTATACGGTCGACCATACTGCAGGCACCTATCTGCTCGATCGCAAGGGGCGGCTGCGCGTGCTGGAGAACTACGGCGCCGGCCCGGACGTGCTGGCCCATGATCTGGCGTTGCTGGTCG
This region of Chitinolyticbacter meiyuanensis genomic DNA includes:
- the bioC gene encoding malonyl-ACP O-methyltransferase BioC, encoding MSESFYTDKAAMRAAFDKAATGYDAAAVLQREVADRMAERLDYIKLVPGRVLDAGCGTGYASPMLRARYPEAQLVELDLAPGMLQVARQKGQGGMLQRWLHLFERNRVLQVCGDVERLPMANASVELIWSNLTLQWCNTPDAAFAEFFRVLKPGGLLMFSTLGPDTLKELRTAFDGIDGHSHVNRFIDMHDLGDALVKAGMATPVMDMEQITLTYPDAKAVMRDLKSIGAHNVTEGRGRGLMGKAAWQQVVAQYERFRHAGELPCSYEVVYGHAWKPEPRPGQLADGSQVIEFRPRPRG
- the bioD gene encoding dethiobiotin synthase translates to MSIRYFITGTDTEVGKTVVTCQLLRAFAAHSLRTVAMKPVASGCELVAGDLVNADVVAHAAAGNVDAPLAWRSPYRFAPPISPHLAAREAGVTVSLDHLADCADRLGCLADVVLVEGAGGWYAPLTEHETMADLAVHLAAPVILVVGMRLGCINHALLTAESIAARGVRLAGWIANAVDPGMARYADNVAALQQRITAPLLAEVGHSSDAERGSLPSPAVVTLLP
- a CDS encoding SCO family protein; translated protein: MIVRLLRLLVLVAAIVALAACSRPPFKGSDLTGANFGGDFQLVDHTGKARLLSDYRGKVIALFFGYTHCPDVCPTTMAELSAAMKQLGDKAGEVQVLFVSVDPKRDTPALLSQYVPAFNKRFVGLTGTEAQVSAVAKQYKVVYQRQDQADSYTVDHTAGTYLLDRKGRLRVLENYGAGPDVLAHDLALLVEE
- a CDS encoding DedA family protein, which produces MDFNPIDLFLHLDTYLETFVREYGVWAYAVLFAVIFCETGLVVMPLLPGDSLLFVAGMLAGGGLFNVHLLCLLLFIAAVAGDALNYTIGRYFGHKLFANPNSKVFRRDHLEKTHAFYEKHGGKTIIIARFVPIVRTFAPFVAGMAEMSYAKFFTFNVVGAFVWVYSLTFAGYLLGGISFIKDNLTLIILGIIFVSILPGLIEVARHKLRRAPA